A single genomic interval of Mycobacterium sp. DL592 harbors:
- a CDS encoding diguanylate cyclase, giving the protein MGEREFAIATAVLRATGYLEALRIFSGLACIGLGLLSAIEQFHSIQPLGPDGSVARAIHLTLLVSALIIGVWWLVTPWPGYRRAIAFAIWGDVALAASAATLTAPEARLSATVYMCLIGVFVAVLLGYRLLMVHCAFATATIVAFTWVGVRYDGAPLAELSLYFLPALTTVVVMPVIAGMVVEGTRRGLSATAHAANRDPLTGLLNRRGLYAETGLMLARCPRDAVIAVVVIDLDGFKQLNDDHGHGVGDATLCAVANQLTEAIRPNDLVGRFGGDEFVLVAALSDEVDLDSFVERVRALTLRNHVGVALGSSVGVTWEPGGAADFDFPATLHRADEAMYSAKRVGGGTAVVVAPPHAGDAQPAV; this is encoded by the coding sequence ATGGGGGAACGCGAGTTCGCCATCGCTACCGCGGTACTGCGTGCCACCGGCTACCTGGAGGCCCTCAGGATCTTCTCCGGTCTGGCCTGCATCGGTCTGGGACTGCTCAGTGCTATCGAACAGTTCCACAGCATTCAGCCGCTGGGGCCGGACGGATCGGTGGCCCGGGCCATCCATCTGACACTGTTGGTATCGGCTCTGATCATCGGCGTGTGGTGGCTGGTTACGCCATGGCCTGGGTACCGGCGGGCCATCGCGTTCGCAATCTGGGGCGACGTCGCGCTGGCGGCGTCGGCCGCCACGCTCACCGCGCCCGAAGCGCGCCTGTCGGCCACCGTCTACATGTGCCTGATCGGCGTGTTCGTCGCCGTGCTGCTGGGGTATCGGCTGCTGATGGTTCATTGCGCCTTCGCGACAGCGACCATCGTGGCCTTCACCTGGGTCGGCGTCCGTTACGACGGTGCCCCGTTGGCGGAGCTGTCGCTGTACTTTCTGCCGGCCCTGACGACGGTGGTGGTCATGCCGGTGATCGCGGGGATGGTCGTCGAAGGCACTCGCCGCGGGCTGAGCGCCACCGCGCACGCAGCCAATCGGGATCCGTTGACCGGGCTGCTGAACCGGCGCGGGCTCTACGCCGAGACCGGTCTGATGCTCGCCCGGTGTCCGCGCGATGCGGTGATCGCGGTCGTCGTCATCGACCTCGATGGGTTCAAACAACTCAACGACGACCACGGACACGGTGTGGGGGACGCGACGTTGTGCGCGGTCGCCAACCAACTGACGGAGGCCATCCGGCCCAACGATCTTGTCGGCCGCTTCGGAGGCGACGAATTCGTGCTTGTCGCGGCACTTTCCGATGAGGTCGACCTCGACAGCTTTGTCGAGCGGGTGCGGGCGTTGACGCTACGAAACCATGTGGGGGTGGCGCTGGGGTCCAGCGTGGGCGTCACCTGGGAGCCCGGTGGCGCCGCCGACTTCGATTTTCCCGCCACCCTGCACCGCGCCGACGAGGCGATGTACAGCGCCAAGCGGGTCGGCGGCGGGACGGCCGTGGTTGTTGCGCCGCCGCATGCCGGGGATGCTCAGCCCGCGGTGTAG
- a CDS encoding nitroreductase/quinone reductase family protein, protein MQKSDRVAEAGAWLLENGHRLVLALTGGRFPRTVMGMLPVELHTVGRKSGKPYANLLTSPIYDDKRIVVVASKGGHQDHPDWYKNAVANPDVKVTVNNTTTPMRARTATPEERAELWPKVVKAYKGYAGYQRNTPREIPLLILER, encoded by the coding sequence ATGCAGAAATCCGATCGCGTCGCCGAGGCCGGCGCCTGGCTCCTCGAAAACGGTCACCGCCTGGTGCTGGCCCTGACCGGCGGACGGTTCCCGCGCACGGTGATGGGAATGCTTCCCGTCGAGTTGCACACAGTGGGCCGCAAATCGGGCAAGCCGTACGCGAACTTGTTGACCAGCCCGATATACGACGACAAGCGCATCGTCGTCGTCGCCTCCAAGGGCGGGCATCAGGACCATCCCGACTGGTACAAGAACGCCGTCGCCAACCCGGACGTGAAGGTGACGGTGAACAACACGACGACACCGATGCGAGCGCGCACGGCCACCCCCGAGGAACGCGCCGAGCTGTGGCCAAAGGTGGTGAAGGCCTACAAGGGATATGCGGGATATCAGCGCAATACGCCGCGCGAGATTCCGTTGTTGATCCTGGAGCGATAA
- a CDS encoding SDR family oxidoreductase: MTEIDPDKLATCLQVLQEVRSLPPEHPDAVRVRRATAGIFKSVKLARRHAKRDAVAAADRTVVAATATGAPGRIDDETQGLPLVSTAVGASAGTLIRSRACYICKNHYTVVDAFYHQLCPDCAALNRAKRDARTDLTGRTALLTGGRAKIGMYIALRLLRDGAHTTITTRFPNDAVRRFAAMDDSADWLHRLRVVGIDLRDPAQVLALADEVAGRGPLDILINNAAQTVRRPPGSYSALVEAERAAPPELVDVITFDHVSDAHPHALAGSLGEHPDAHAVTELALQARSASPERIAAGTAIDAGGLLPDTSAVNSWTQRVHEVDAMELLEVQLCNQTAPFILVSRLRPAMAASPARRKYVVNVSAMEGQFSRRYKGPGHPHTNMAKAALNMLTRTSSGEMLETDGILMTAVDTGWITDERPHPTKVRLADEGFHAPLDLVDGAARVYDPIVRGEAGEDLYGCFLKDYAPSNW; this comes from the coding sequence GTGACTGAGATCGACCCGGACAAGCTCGCCACCTGTCTGCAGGTGCTCCAAGAGGTCCGGTCCCTACCACCCGAGCATCCTGACGCGGTGCGGGTCCGCCGCGCCACCGCGGGCATCTTCAAGTCGGTCAAGCTGGCCCGCCGGCACGCCAAACGGGACGCCGTGGCCGCCGCCGACCGAACCGTCGTCGCGGCCACAGCCACCGGGGCGCCCGGGCGGATCGACGACGAAACCCAGGGTCTGCCGCTGGTGTCCACGGCCGTCGGCGCCAGTGCCGGCACCCTGATCCGATCCCGGGCCTGCTACATCTGTAAGAACCACTACACCGTCGTCGACGCCTTCTACCATCAGCTCTGCCCGGACTGCGCGGCGCTGAACCGGGCCAAGCGCGACGCCCGCACCGACCTGACCGGCCGCACCGCGCTGCTCACCGGCGGTCGCGCCAAGATCGGCATGTACATCGCGCTTCGGCTGCTGCGCGATGGCGCGCACACCACGATCACCACGCGATTCCCCAACGACGCGGTCCGCCGGTTCGCAGCGATGGACGACAGCGCCGACTGGCTGCACCGGCTGCGCGTCGTTGGCATCGATCTGCGCGACCCAGCCCAGGTGCTCGCGCTGGCCGACGAGGTCGCCGGCCGGGGACCGCTGGACATCCTGATCAACAACGCCGCGCAGACGGTCCGCCGGCCGCCGGGCTCGTACAGCGCCCTGGTCGAAGCCGAGCGTGCGGCACCGCCGGAACTCGTGGACGTCATCACTTTCGACCACGTCAGCGATGCGCATCCACATGCGTTGGCTGGCAGCCTCGGCGAGCATCCGGACGCGCACGCCGTCACCGAACTGGCGCTGCAGGCCCGCAGTGCCTCACCGGAGCGGATCGCCGCCGGGACGGCCATCGACGCGGGGGGACTGCTGCCTGACACCAGCGCGGTGAACAGCTGGACGCAGCGTGTCCACGAAGTCGATGCGATGGAGTTGCTCGAGGTGCAGCTGTGCAATCAGACCGCGCCGTTCATTCTGGTGAGCCGGCTCCGCCCGGCCATGGCGGCCTCGCCGGCGCGACGCAAGTATGTGGTGAACGTGTCGGCGATGGAAGGCCAGTTCAGCCGGCGCTACAAGGGGCCGGGGCATCCACACACCAACATGGCCAAGGCCGCGCTGAACATGTTGACCCGCACCAGTTCTGGCGAAATGCTCGAGACCGATGGCATCCTGATGACCGCCGTGGACACCGGCTGGATCACCGATGAGCGGCCGCATCCCACCAAGGTGCGGTTGGCCGACGAGGGCTTCCACGCCCCGCTGGATCTGGTCGACGGCGCCGCGCGGGTGTACGACCCGATCGTGCGTGGCGAGGCCGGCGAGGATCTGTACGGCTGCTTCCTGAAGGACTACGCGCCGAGTAACTGGTAG
- a CDS encoding MoxR family ATPase, with protein sequence MTLPVKSTANLCEAILDEIGRAVVGKREALTQILTTVLARGHVLIEDLPGLGKTLIARSFGATLGLDFTRVQFTPDLLPADLLGSTIYDMQSGRFEFRQGPVFTNLLLADEINRTPPKAQAALLEAMAERQVSIDRTTHPLPDPFIVLATENPIEYEGTYPLPEAQLDRFAIRLELHYLSRPEERSMLRRRLDRGSAEPQLRQVVDRHQLLAMQESVEQIAVDDDVLDYVVSLADATRHHPQVAVGASPRAELDLVQLARAHALLRGRGYVIAEDVKALAVSAMAHRVILRPEMWVRRIQAGDVLAELLEKMPVLPNRGTP encoded by the coding sequence GTGACACTGCCGGTGAAGTCGACAGCAAACCTCTGCGAAGCGATTCTCGATGAGATCGGACGCGCCGTGGTGGGTAAGCGCGAGGCGCTGACGCAGATTCTGACCACCGTGCTCGCCCGGGGGCATGTGCTCATCGAGGACCTCCCGGGCTTGGGGAAGACGTTGATCGCCCGGTCGTTCGGCGCGACGTTGGGCTTGGATTTCACGCGCGTGCAGTTCACTCCGGATCTGCTGCCGGCCGATCTGCTCGGGTCGACCATCTACGACATGCAATCGGGGCGTTTCGAGTTCCGCCAAGGACCCGTTTTCACCAATCTGCTGCTGGCCGATGAGATCAATCGGACACCTCCTAAGGCGCAGGCAGCCCTGTTGGAGGCCATGGCCGAGCGGCAGGTCAGCATCGACCGAACCACGCATCCGCTGCCGGACCCGTTCATCGTGCTGGCGACCGAGAATCCCATCGAGTACGAGGGAACCTATCCGCTGCCGGAAGCTCAGTTGGACCGGTTCGCGATCCGCCTCGAACTGCATTACCTGTCTAGACCGGAAGAACGGTCGATGTTGCGCCGCCGCCTCGATCGCGGCTCTGCCGAACCACAGCTCCGCCAGGTCGTTGACCGGCATCAGCTTCTGGCCATGCAGGAATCCGTGGAGCAGATCGCCGTCGATGACGACGTGCTGGATTACGTGGTGTCGCTGGCCGACGCCACCCGCCATCACCCGCAGGTCGCAGTGGGGGCTAGTCCGCGTGCGGAACTCGACCTGGTCCAACTCGCCCGTGCTCACGCGCTGCTGCGTGGACGCGGGTATGTGATCGCCGAGGATGTCAAAGCCCTCGCTGTCTCAGCCATGGCTCATCGTGTCATTCTGCGTCCGGAGATGTGGGTGCGGCGGATCCAGGCCGGTGACGTTCTGGCCGAACTTCTGGAGAAAATGCCCGTCCTGCCCAATCGAGGTACGCCGTGA
- a CDS encoding DUF58 domain-containing protein: MSEAREIAVQPVWRASSLTLAIATCLAVVLAGAAFSARWQLITLAAPLLGVLCSIYLESDKPTVSVRSSAARQYFFESEQAQITLTLASDAVAALTISATDGMGVEILDCTPSQRRVAVSARRWGRYVVYAHVEVGAAGGLLRGAAIVEAADCCVFPIAPPQDTGLPITELPDRLGSHLVRRSGPGVEFADIRAYVPGDQLRTVNWPVSARRRTLHVTERLTDRAADVVVLIDSHAQPLGPAAEATDRMARGAVQVAQTALRHGDRAGIVALGNRRIQWLGADMGKAQFYRIIDTILDATGPGPDTGTSTLVPAGAVPAGGIVIAFSTLLETDFALALIDLRKRGYAVVAIDMLVGTPFTDDHDPLVDRLWALQRSFMHRNMSTVGVDVVPWTPEYTLDQAMALVPQHRRPRRRSR, from the coding sequence GTGAGCGAAGCTCGCGAAATCGCCGTCCAACCTGTTTGGCGCGCATCGTCATTGACACTTGCGATCGCCACCTGCTTGGCGGTGGTTCTCGCGGGAGCGGCGTTCAGCGCACGCTGGCAACTGATTACGCTCGCCGCGCCGCTTCTCGGCGTGTTGTGCTCGATCTACTTGGAGTCGGATAAGCCCACAGTCTCGGTTCGCAGCTCGGCAGCTCGACAATACTTCTTCGAATCCGAGCAAGCGCAGATAACCTTGACGTTGGCATCCGATGCTGTTGCTGCACTGACCATCTCGGCAACAGACGGAATGGGCGTCGAGATCCTCGACTGCACGCCGTCTCAGCGGAGAGTCGCGGTCTCGGCCCGGCGCTGGGGACGGTATGTGGTGTACGCCCACGTCGAGGTTGGGGCTGCCGGTGGGCTATTGCGCGGAGCGGCGATCGTGGAAGCCGCGGACTGCTGTGTGTTTCCGATTGCGCCTCCGCAAGATACCGGCCTGCCCATCACGGAACTGCCTGACCGCCTCGGCAGCCACCTCGTCCGCCGAAGCGGTCCTGGTGTCGAGTTCGCCGACATCCGCGCCTACGTGCCGGGCGACCAACTGCGCACGGTGAATTGGCCCGTTAGCGCCCGGCGCCGCACATTGCACGTGACTGAACGGCTCACTGACCGTGCCGCTGACGTGGTGGTGCTCATCGACAGCCATGCACAACCTCTCGGCCCCGCTGCAGAGGCCACCGACCGGATGGCGCGCGGCGCAGTCCAAGTGGCTCAAACCGCGTTACGGCACGGCGACCGCGCCGGTATCGTCGCCCTCGGCAATCGGAGAATCCAATGGCTCGGCGCCGATATGGGTAAGGCCCAGTTTTACCGGATCATCGACACCATTCTCGACGCGACGGGCCCCGGGCCCGACACTGGCACCAGCACACTGGTTCCCGCAGGGGCGGTCCCCGCTGGAGGGATCGTCATCGCGTTCTCCACGCTACTGGAGACCGATTTCGCCTTAGCGCTGATCGACCTGCGAAAGCGCGGGTACGCGGTCGTGGCCATTGACATGCTCGTCGGAACTCCCTTCACCGACGACCATGACCCGTTGGTCGACCGCCTGTGGGCGCTGCAACGATCGTTCATGCACCGCAATATGTCCACCGTCGGCGTGGACGTCGTGCCTTGGACACCGGAGTACACCCTCGATCAAGCCATGGCGCTGGTTCCACAACATCGACGGCCACGCCGAAGGTCACGATGA
- a CDS encoding copper resistance CopC family protein, with translation MKSAAASVFAALAIIALASAPAASAHAVRIATDPAVDAVLTTGPTQVSATFNEPLQTTFAAMTVVGPDGNLWSTGQPHLQGAVISLEVLPLGPVGTYTVNYRVTSADGHVVSGSWPFHLSVAGTGKPGPPAEAASPASQGIPMWSFFLAAILVLLGEGTWWALRRRD, from the coding sequence ATGAAATCGGCCGCGGCGTCGGTGTTCGCGGCGTTGGCGATCATTGCGCTCGCCAGTGCGCCGGCAGCTTCAGCGCACGCCGTGCGCATCGCCACCGACCCCGCCGTCGACGCGGTACTGACCACCGGGCCTACCCAGGTAAGCGCGACGTTCAACGAACCCCTTCAGACGACCTTTGCGGCGATGACGGTCGTCGGACCCGACGGGAATCTGTGGTCCACCGGGCAACCTCATCTACAGGGGGCCGTCATTTCCCTCGAAGTGCTGCCCCTTGGTCCGGTCGGCACCTACACCGTCAACTATCGGGTGACCTCCGCCGACGGACACGTCGTGTCCGGATCGTGGCCCTTCCACCTCAGCGTTGCCGGAACCGGTAAGCCCGGCCCACCCGCTGAGGCGGCTTCCCCTGCCTCCCAAGGCATTCCAATGTGGTCCTTCTTCCTCGCCGCCATCCTCGTCTTGCTCGGAGAAGGAACTTGGTGGGCCCTGAGAAGGCGGGACTGA
- a CDS encoding YcnI family protein — translation MRSNSITARAVHVVACACTLGAVAAAAAAPAWAHVHVDADHTTPGDDAILTFEVPNESDKGALTTEVTVALPDLTEVSVEQIPGWAARLDRNMAAGTVKSITWTAAPGAGIPPDQFALFRVAATLPTGATASFPTTQTYNDGTAVRWDQPTPAGGAEPEHPVPTLTLGGTPHAANEPSPTVSASPAPAAPTAAPASDNTSRWLAGSALLIAAASVAITLVTRRRS, via the coding sequence ATGAGAAGCAACAGCATCACTGCCAGGGCAGTGCACGTGGTCGCGTGCGCCTGCACTCTGGGCGCCGTCGCTGCAGCGGCCGCGGCACCTGCGTGGGCACACGTTCACGTCGATGCCGACCACACCACCCCGGGTGATGACGCCATTCTGACTTTTGAGGTCCCCAACGAGTCCGACAAAGGAGCGTTGACGACTGAAGTCACCGTCGCCCTCCCCGATCTGACCGAGGTAAGCGTCGAACAGATCCCTGGCTGGGCGGCTCGCCTAGACCGCAATATGGCGGCAGGGACCGTCAAGTCCATCACCTGGACTGCGGCGCCCGGCGCCGGCATTCCGCCCGACCAGTTCGCCCTGTTCCGGGTGGCGGCCACGCTGCCAACCGGTGCTACTGCCAGCTTCCCCACCACTCAGACCTATAACGACGGCACCGCCGTGCGCTGGGATCAGCCCACTCCCGCAGGCGGCGCCGAGCCCGAACACCCCGTTCCGACGCTGACTCTAGGCGGAACTCCGCACGCCGCAAACGAGCCGTCTCCAACCGTGTCAGCGAGCCCCGCGCCCGCGGCACCCACGGCGGCGCCTGCTTCGGACAACACCTCACGTTGGCTGGCCGGGTCCGCTCTCTTGATCGCCGCGGCAAGCGTGGCCATCACCTTGGTGACGCGGCGCCGATCATGA
- a CDS encoding HoxN/HupN/NixA family nickel/cobalt transporter: MPEALPTASSTALRRRLGAWSRQDWLEVGALAAVIGALHVVGFGALILFVAPNHYQVGAEVFGVGLGVTAYTFGLRHAFDADHIAAIDNTTRKLMADGSKPKSVGFWFAMGHSAMVLVMAVLVIAGTKAVSTLLDADSPARHGLGLAGTLASGGFLYLIAAINIVALIGIWRVFVALRNGTFDERELDAALGNRGFLARVLRPIMQRIKRPIGMFPVGLLFGLGFDTATEVALLALAGSGAAAGLPWYAVLVLPVLFAAGMSVMDTADGLFMTVAYDWAFANPIRKIYYNFTITGLSVAVALLIGTIELVSVLHDDLGLIDPVTTWVSSINLNNAGFAIVGLFAATWLCAVTYWKVAGVEKRWEISPSAR; encoded by the coding sequence ATGCCGGAAGCACTTCCCACCGCCAGCAGCACAGCGCTTCGACGGCGACTCGGCGCGTGGAGCAGACAGGATTGGTTGGAGGTCGGCGCTCTCGCTGCGGTGATCGGCGCCCTTCACGTTGTCGGTTTCGGCGCGCTGATCCTGTTCGTCGCGCCGAACCACTACCAGGTTGGCGCGGAAGTCTTCGGGGTCGGTCTGGGTGTCACCGCCTACACCTTCGGTCTGCGCCACGCGTTCGATGCCGATCACATCGCGGCCATCGACAACACCACCCGCAAACTGATGGCCGACGGCAGTAAGCCGAAATCGGTCGGGTTCTGGTTCGCCATGGGGCATTCGGCGATGGTGCTCGTGATGGCGGTGTTGGTGATCGCCGGAACCAAGGCCGTCAGTACGCTGCTTGATGCGGACTCGCCGGCGCGCCACGGCCTGGGCCTGGCTGGGACGCTGGCATCGGGTGGGTTTCTCTACCTGATCGCCGCCATCAATATCGTGGCGCTGATCGGTATCTGGCGGGTGTTCGTTGCGCTGCGCAATGGGACGTTCGATGAGCGCGAACTCGACGCCGCGCTGGGTAATCGTGGGTTCCTGGCACGGGTTCTCAGGCCGATCATGCAGCGCATCAAACGCCCGATCGGCATGTTTCCGGTCGGTCTGCTCTTCGGATTGGGTTTTGACACCGCGACCGAGGTTGCGCTGCTCGCCCTCGCAGGATCGGGGGCGGCTGCCGGTCTGCCCTGGTACGCCGTGCTGGTGTTGCCGGTGCTGTTCGCTGCCGGTATGAGTGTGATGGACACCGCCGATGGTCTGTTCATGACCGTGGCCTACGACTGGGCGTTCGCCAACCCGATTCGCAAGATCTATTACAACTTCACGATCACCGGGCTGTCGGTCGCGGTCGCGCTGCTGATCGGCACCATCGAGCTGGTATCGGTGCTACATGACGATCTCGGCCTGATTGACCCGGTGACCACTTGGGTCAGCTCCATCAACCTGAATAATGCCGGGTTCGCGATCGTCGGGCTGTTTGCGGCTACCTGGCTGTGCGCCGTCACCTACTGGAAGGTCGCCGGAGTCGAAAAGCGTTGGGAAATCAGTCCATCAGCCCGGTGA
- a CDS encoding TetR/AcrR family transcriptional regulator — MVTNERRSAPRLTARGAATKARIVAEATSLVRERGVAGTSLDAVMTASHTSRSQLYHYFADKDALISEVIKTQLGRVIAAQEPRLREVTSWSGLQRWCDHLVVMTRTTQGIGGCPLGSLVSELADRSDSARIELARSFAEWQSYLSTGFAIMRDNGELIVEADPDELALTMMSALQGGLLMAQTTRSVRPLELALNMALGYIGGYRPNPIRSSPG; from the coding sequence GTGGTGACAAACGAGCGTCGTTCCGCCCCGCGGCTGACGGCCCGCGGAGCGGCCACCAAGGCTCGCATCGTGGCTGAAGCCACATCTCTGGTCCGAGAGCGCGGCGTGGCAGGGACGAGCCTCGACGCGGTGATGACGGCCAGTCACACCAGCAGGTCGCAGCTCTATCACTACTTCGCCGACAAAGACGCCCTTATCAGCGAGGTAATCAAGACTCAGCTCGGGCGAGTCATCGCCGCACAGGAGCCGCGCCTACGTGAGGTGACATCCTGGAGCGGCCTGCAGCGTTGGTGCGATCACCTCGTCGTTATGACGCGCACAACACAAGGTATCGGCGGCTGCCCCCTCGGCTCCCTCGTGAGCGAGCTCGCCGACAGATCCGACTCCGCGCGCATCGAGCTCGCGCGGTCGTTCGCCGAATGGCAGTCCTATCTATCCACCGGCTTCGCCATCATGCGCGACAACGGCGAACTCATCGTCGAAGCCGACCCGGACGAACTGGCGCTGACGATGATGAGCGCACTGCAGGGCGGCCTGCTCATGGCGCAGACCACACGCAGCGTCCGCCCCCTCGAATTGGCCCTCAACATGGCACTTGGCTATATCGGCGGATACCGGCCCAACCCGATCCGATCATCACCGGGCTGA
- a CDS encoding peroxiredoxin family protein gives MSRLENGQRFPPLDVPAVGGGTISLPGDLAGSYGVILIYRGSWCPYCNAQLGSFSRALDTLNELNVKVVALSVDDEDTSTELVAKRKLHFPVGYGADVDQVAAAIGAYVNDDPHYLQSTGVILAPDETVCLAVYSSGAIGRLVPEDVAGFVKYVSAHPDTR, from the coding sequence ATGTCGCGCCTCGAGAATGGCCAACGGTTCCCCCCTCTGGACGTCCCCGCCGTGGGGGGCGGCACGATCAGCCTGCCTGGCGACCTCGCCGGCTCTTACGGCGTCATCCTGATCTATCGCGGGTCCTGGTGCCCTTACTGCAACGCACAACTCGGCTCGTTCTCGCGCGCACTTGACACCCTCAACGAGCTCAATGTCAAAGTCGTCGCCCTCTCTGTCGACGACGAGGACACCTCCACGGAACTCGTCGCCAAGCGCAAGCTGCATTTCCCGGTCGGATACGGTGCTGACGTCGACCAGGTCGCCGCCGCGATAGGTGCCTACGTCAACGATGATCCGCACTATCTGCAGTCGACCGGCGTCATCCTCGCACCGGACGAGACGGTGTGTCTGGCTGTGTATTCGAGCGGGGCAATCGGACGGCTCGTCCCCGAAGACGTAGCCGGCTTCGTCAAATATGTGTCCGCACATCCGGACACACGGTGA
- a CDS encoding IS481 family transposase, translating into MSARYGVHRAWVYKLKARYEAEGQAALEPRSRRPKTSPGAVAPDVVELIVRLRNELAAAGLDAGPDTIAWHLHHHHGHHVSRSTISRHLRAAGLITPEPKKRPKSSYIRLQASMPNETWQSDFTHYRLTRPDGRAGADVEIISWLDDCTRYALHVSVHTRVTTPVVVTTFRKAIAQHGIPASTLTDNGMVYTVRLSGGHGGRNNFEAELRRHHVVQKNSRPSHPTTCGKAERFQQTMKKWLRAQPAQPSTIAELQALIDRFLDEYNHRRPHRSLPHRATPATLYDSMPTALPGPLTNPTTHDRIRHDIIDKAGSVTLRHNSRLHHIGIGRTHAGTCVIVLIHDLQIRVVNAATGDLLRALILDPTRDYQPTGAPKGPTRKPPNKQQPNLHS; encoded by the coding sequence GTGTCCGCCCGGTACGGCGTGCACCGCGCCTGGGTCTACAAACTCAAAGCCCGCTACGAAGCCGAGGGCCAGGCTGCGCTCGAGCCCCGTTCACGGCGGCCCAAGACCTCTCCGGGCGCTGTAGCACCCGACGTTGTCGAGCTGATCGTGCGACTGCGCAACGAGCTGGCCGCTGCCGGCTTAGACGCCGGCCCTGACACCATCGCCTGGCACCTGCACCACCACCACGGCCACCACGTGTCGCGCTCGACGATCAGCCGACATTTGCGCGCAGCCGGGCTTATCACCCCTGAGCCCAAGAAGCGCCCGAAGTCCTCCTACATCCGGTTGCAGGCCTCGATGCCCAACGAAACCTGGCAATCGGATTTCACTCACTACCGACTCACTCGCCCCGACGGGCGAGCTGGCGCCGATGTCGAGATCATCAGCTGGCTCGACGACTGCACCCGCTATGCCCTGCACGTGAGCGTCCATACCCGGGTGACCACGCCGGTCGTTGTCACCACCTTCCGCAAAGCCATTGCCCAACACGGGATTCCTGCCTCCACGCTCACCGACAACGGGATGGTCTACACCGTCAGACTCTCCGGCGGCCACGGTGGCCGCAACAACTTCGAAGCAGAGCTGCGCCGCCACCACGTCGTTCAGAAGAACTCCCGCCCCAGCCACCCCACAACATGCGGCAAGGCCGAACGATTCCAGCAGACGATGAAGAAATGGCTGCGCGCCCAACCCGCCCAGCCCTCCACGATCGCCGAACTCCAAGCCCTCATCGACCGCTTCCTCGACGAATACAACCACCGCCGACCACACCGATCCCTGCCCCACCGGGCCACCCCAGCCACGCTCTACGACTCGATGCCCACAGCGCTGCCGGGCCCGCTCACCAACCCCACAACCCACGACCGAATCCGACACGACATCATCGACAAGGCCGGATCAGTGACACTGCGCCACAACAGCCGCCTGCACCACATCGGCATCGGACGAACCCACGCAGGAACCTGCGTCATCGTGCTCATCCACGACCTCCAGATCCGAGTCGTCAACGCCGCCACCGGAGACCTCCTCCGCGCATTAATCCTCGACCCCACCCGCGACTACCAACCCACCGGCGCACCCAAAGGACCCACCCGAAAACCCCCAAATAAACAACAGCCGAACCTACATTCGTAG